The following are encoded in a window of Bradyrhizobium sp. WBOS07 genomic DNA:
- a CDS encoding DUF1254 domain-containing protein produces MKSPLGPIFALALLAAATAAIAQAAKPNAVNVHNFVRAETDLYFRKAAMDDGAFGKLRHRREMASIDKQDVVRMNRDTLYSSGVFDLDAGPLTIKLPDAGKRFMSMQVVSQDHYTTEVAYAPGTFSYDKTKVGTRYVYVIIRTLANSDDPQDVKAANVVQDAIEVRQAGMGKFEVPNWDRASLAKARSALETLGSLGSVVDRFGRKDEVDPIDHLIGTAIGWGGNPRYAADYQSFYPPKNDGKTVYRLTLKDVPVDGFWSISVYNGKGFFQKNELGAYSFNNLTAKPDASGAYVIQFGGCGKATPNCLPIVAGWNFTMRLYRPRKEILDGSWKLPEAQPAS; encoded by the coding sequence ATGAAATCTCCGCTAGGTCCGATATTTGCCCTGGCACTGCTGGCCGCTGCAACCGCGGCAATCGCTCAAGCTGCCAAACCCAACGCGGTCAACGTCCACAACTTCGTTCGGGCGGAGACAGACCTCTATTTCCGGAAGGCCGCAATGGACGACGGCGCCTTCGGCAAGCTCAGGCACCGGCGCGAAATGGCTTCGATCGACAAGCAGGATGTGGTGCGCATGAACCGCGACACGCTGTACTCCTCCGGCGTGTTCGACCTGGATGCCGGACCGCTCACCATCAAGTTGCCGGACGCCGGCAAGCGCTTCATGTCGATGCAGGTGGTTTCGCAGGATCACTACACGACCGAGGTGGCCTACGCGCCCGGCACTTTCAGCTACGACAAGACCAAGGTCGGCACCCGCTACGTCTACGTCATCATCCGCACGCTGGCCAACTCGGATGACCCTCAGGACGTGAAGGCCGCCAATGTTGTGCAGGACGCGATCGAGGTGCGGCAGGCAGGCATGGGCAAGTTCGAGGTGCCGAATTGGGACCGGGCTTCGCTGGCCAAGGCCAGGTCCGCGCTCGAAACCCTGGGCTCGTTGGGCAGCGTCGTCGATCGCTTCGGCAGGAAGGACGAGGTCGACCCGATCGACCATCTCATCGGCACGGCGATCGGCTGGGGCGGCAACCCGCGCTATGCGGCCGATTACCAGAGCTTCTACCCGCCGAAGAACGACGGCAAGACGGTCTATCGCCTCACGCTCAAGGACGTACCGGTCGACGGCTTCTGGTCGATCAGCGTCTACAACGGGAAGGGATTCTTCCAGAAGAACGAACTCGGCGCCTACTCATTCAACAACCTGACGGCCAAGCCGGATGCGAGCGGCGCCTACGTGATCCAGTTCGGCGGCTGCGGGAAGGCGACACCGAACTGTCTGCCGATCGTGGCTGGCTGGAACTTCACGATGCGCCTGTACAGGCCCCGCAAAGAGATCCTGGACGGAAGCTGGAAGCTGCCGGAGGCGCAACCGGCATCCTAG